One Polaribacter sp. KT25b DNA segment encodes these proteins:
- a CDS encoding O-antigen polymerase: MYFFLRILDIKYLSFAIIFIVLSTVFHFGEPFIYLIGKEDFISVKNIELARYSIEIYNQANFFALFIQSCVVTGFLLSSNKISCSYNEFVLYDREKKELKFLIGLGKILLILGLFSYYYYYSIQIQSILNGGVYSGIRDQNYGPEIVFKPFYHPGLFMLIIGYKKNLRIVKSLIVFGIVIELLTMLSGNRSSQILTIIVLFFIYYRIISNLSKKKVFIFAAILFVFSNVLYLISSIRNYGIVKESENISISTLLNIDGFISLLAQLGSNLNVVILSIRDVPLYTSFNYGWTYIVSLVSFVPNVGGILGEMPNQYAFLNYLNTDYPLGGSYIAELFFNFGWFSFPFAILIGFVLGKFNNLIEYTIINRLWISFSLYISVLSSLLWWIRDYFSSWILVYVWISIAIYSYKKLKVINKNI; encoded by the coding sequence ATCTATTTTTTTTTAAGAATTTTAGATATAAAATATTTGTCTTTTGCTATAATTTTTATCGTTTTATCTACAGTTTTTCATTTTGGTGAGCCATTTATATACTTAATAGGTAAAGAAGATTTCATCAGTGTTAAAAACATAGAATTAGCTAGATATTCTATAGAAATTTATAACCAAGCCAATTTTTTCGCATTATTTATTCAGAGTTGTGTGGTTACTGGTTTTTTATTAAGTTCTAATAAAATAAGTTGTAGTTATAATGAATTCGTTCTATATGATCGTGAGAAAAAAGAGTTGAAATTTCTAATAGGTTTAGGGAAGATTTTATTAATATTAGGTCTATTTTCTTATTATTATTATTATTCAATTCAAATTCAATCCATTTTAAATGGTGGTGTTTATAGTGGGATTCGTGATCAAAATTATGGCCCAGAAATTGTTTTTAAACCTTTTTATCATCCAGGTCTTTTTATGTTGATAATAGGTTATAAGAAAAATTTAAGAATAGTCAAATCATTAATTGTATTCGGTATTGTAATAGAATTATTAACTATGTTGTCTGGTAATCGTTCAAGTCAGATTTTAACAATTATAGTATTGTTTTTTATTTATTACCGTATTATATCAAATCTCTCTAAGAAGAAAGTATTTATTTTTGCAGCGATATTGTTTGTTTTCTCTAATGTTCTTTATTTGATATCTTCAATTAGAAATTATGGAATTGTTAAAGAAAGTGAAAATATTTCCATTTCTACTTTATTAAATATCGATGGATTTATTTCTTTGCTTGCACAATTAGGTTCAAACTTAAATGTTGTTATACTATCAATTAGGGATGTGCCATTATACACTTCTTTTAATTATGGCTGGACCTATATTGTAAGTTTAGTGAGTTTTGTTCCAAATGTAGGTGGTATTTTAGGTGAAATGCCTAACCAATATGCTTTTTTAAATTATTTAAATACAGATTATCCTCTAGGGGGCTCTTATATAGCAGAGTTGTTTTTTAATTTTGGGTGGTTTTCTTTCCCTTTTGCAATATTAATTGGGTTCGTTTTAGGAAAATTTAACAATTTGATAGAGTATACAATCATAAATAGATTGTGGATATCTTTTTCATTATATATTTCAGTTTTATCTTCACTTCTTTGGTGGATTAGAGATTATTTTTCTAGTTGGATTCTGGTGTATGTATGGATATCTATTGCAATTTATTCATACAAAAAGTTAAAAGTAATTAATAAAAATATATAA
- a CDS encoding glycosyltransferase, translating to MDNKKIKKVLHIVGSLDESAGGPSRSVPQTCEQVSKLGLKIELISRPSDKPVKINTSKLFQVNFYSTINIFAYCMKLSKKEISLIHLQHVWDPYIHIVAFFARLKGIPYIITPRGMLEPWIMKQRSWKKKLGLFLYQKKDLKKAAVIHATCKLEETNVRNLGFTNPITIIPNGVDISKFPTEEPIKTDQPRKILFLSRIHPKKGIELLIEAWSQLTSDIRKDWVLEIVGNGDANYIKSLQEKIAKQQLEQQLFIKEPVFGEKKMTLFRESTLFVLPTYSENFGIVVAEALASFTPVITTTGTPWEELNTHKCGWWIDLSVENLRVTLQAAMQKSPEEMLLMGLNGRKLVEENYDVKVVAQNMLKLYHNILDK from the coding sequence ATGGATAACAAAAAAATAAAGAAAGTTTTACATATTGTTGGTTCATTAGATGAAAGTGCTGGTGGTCCTTCCAGAAGTGTACCGCAAACTTGTGAACAGGTCTCTAAATTAGGTTTGAAAATAGAACTAATTTCAAGACCAAGCGATAAACCTGTAAAAATAAATACATCAAAACTTTTTCAAGTAAACTTTTATTCTACTATAAATATTTTTGCATATTGCATGAAACTTTCAAAAAAAGAAATTTCACTAATTCATTTACAACATGTTTGGGATCCATATATTCATATAGTCGCTTTTTTTGCTCGATTAAAAGGGATTCCATATATAATTACACCTCGAGGCATGTTAGAACCATGGATTATGAAACAGCGTTCATGGAAAAAGAAGTTGGGCCTATTTTTATATCAAAAAAAGGATTTAAAAAAAGCAGCTGTCATACATGCTACTTGTAAATTAGAAGAAACAAATGTTAGAAATTTAGGCTTTACAAATCCAATTACCATTATTCCCAATGGGGTTGATATTTCTAAATTTCCAACAGAAGAACCGATTAAAACTGATCAACCAAGAAAAATTTTGTTTTTATCACGAATTCACCCTAAAAAAGGGATTGAGCTGTTAATAGAGGCTTGGTCACAATTAACATCAGATATTAGAAAAGATTGGGTACTTGAAATTGTAGGAAATGGGGATGCTAATTATATTAAAAGTTTACAAGAAAAAATAGCGAAACAACAATTAGAGCAGCAATTATTTATAAAAGAACCTGTTTTTGGAGAAAAAAAAATGACGTTGTTTAGAGAGTCTACCTTATTTGTATTGCCAACCTATAGTGAAAATTTTGGTATTGTAGTTGCCGAAGCATTGGCTAGCTTTACTCCAGTAATTACAACTACAGGTACGCCTTGGGAGGAGTTAAATACCCATAAATGTGGATGGTGGATAGATTTAAGTGTAGAAAACTTAAGAGTAACATTACAAGCAGCTATGCAAAAAAGTCCAGAAGAAATGCTATTAATGGGATTAAATGGAAGAAAGTTAGTTGAAGAAAATTACGATGTAAAGGTTGTTGCACAGAATATGTTAAAATTGTATCATAACATACTTGATAAATAA
- a CDS encoding glycosyltransferase family 8 protein encodes MNIVLATDDNFVQHCSVTIVSVAKNNPNVTFYILTEGLNSENQILLNNLGVILNIIKINRNVLNKFPMPDDDKLSHISLATYYRLLISSLLPIDVHKIIYLDCDIVVRKNIYELWNEDISKFAMAAVFQIARENIESISRLGYSIENGYFNAGVLLINLDYWRNNNVESQLIDFISNYHSRIVFHDQDTLNAVLHSKVKELSCRWNMLSSYFKLDVHKIINMKVNGNMKNISYNYSKEILSEILDPTIIHFVSRPKPWSRKCYHPYMYEYYVYLSKIKNKLCFPNSFDYFISRFIYIAIKSRVFVLLVKKNNG; translated from the coding sequence ATGAATATAGTATTAGCTACCGACGATAATTTTGTGCAACATTGTTCTGTAACCATAGTTTCTGTTGCTAAAAATAATCCAAACGTTACATTTTATATTTTAACAGAAGGATTAAATTCAGAAAATCAAATTTTATTAAATAACCTTGGAGTAATTTTAAATATTATTAAAATAAATCGAAATGTTTTAAATAAATTTCCAATGCCTGATGATGATAAACTGAGTCATATTAGTTTAGCTACTTATTATAGATTGTTAATATCAAGTTTGTTGCCTATTGATGTCCATAAGATAATTTATTTAGATTGTGATATTGTTGTTAGAAAAAATATTTATGAATTATGGAATGAAGATATATCCAAATTTGCAATGGCTGCTGTTTTTCAAATTGCAAGAGAAAATATTGAATCAATTTCACGTTTGGGTTATTCGATAGAAAACGGTTACTTTAATGCAGGTGTTTTATTAATTAATTTAGACTATTGGAGGAATAATAATGTTGAAAGCCAATTGATTGATTTTATTTCAAATTATCATTCAAGGATTGTCTTTCATGATCAAGATACACTTAACGCTGTTTTACATTCAAAGGTAAAGGAGTTATCATGTAGGTGGAATATGTTATCTTCATATTTTAAACTTGATGTACATAAGATCATAAATATGAAAGTAAATGGAAATATGAAGAATATTTCATATAACTATTCAAAAGAAATATTATCAGAAATTTTAGATCCAACAATAATTCATTTTGTTTCTAGACCTAAGCCTTGGTCTAGAAAATGTTACCATCCATATATGTATGAATATTATGTGTATTTATCTAAAATTAAAAATAAATTATGTTTTCCAAATTCTTTTGATTATTTTATATCTCGTTTTATATATATCGCTATAAAATCTAGGGTATTTGTTTTATTGGTAAAAAAAAATAATGGATAA
- a CDS encoding DapH/DapD/GlmU-related protein, with translation MFLKKIPFYQFIIALNKFIFMRFYLLFNLFKIRSFGPCMRVGKHPRLNNKLYLRIARNSSVQIGDNFVLSSGDNLNPLSRNLRSSIATSNNAKIIIGNNVKASSPSIWSHKEIVIGNNVQLGADCIILDSDCHSLDFMDRRNSSIDNLNKLSKPIIIMDDVLIGAKTIILKGVKIGARSVIGAGSVVVKDIPMDCIAAGNPCKVIKNIKKD, from the coding sequence ATGTTTTTAAAAAAAATACCTTTTTATCAATTTATAATTGCATTGAATAAATTTATATTTATGCGGTTTTATCTTTTGTTTAATTTATTTAAAATAAGAAGTTTTGGACCTTGTATGCGAGTCGGTAAACATCCTAGATTAAATAATAAATTATACCTAAGAATTGCTAGAAATAGTAGTGTGCAAATTGGTGATAATTTCGTTTTGTCTAGCGGTGATAATTTGAACCCTTTAAGTCGTAACTTAAGATCTTCTATTGCAACTTCTAATAATGCTAAAATTATTATAGGTAATAATGTGAAAGCTAGTTCTCCAAGTATTTGGAGTCACAAAGAAATAGTTATAGGGAATAATGTTCAATTAGGTGCTGATTGTATAATACTTGATAGTGATTGTCACTCTCTTGATTTTATGGATAGAAGGAATAGTTCAATTGATAATTTAAATAAATTATCAAAACCAATTATTATCATGGATGACGTTTTGATTGGAGCTAAAACAATCATTTTGAAAGGAGTAAAAATTGGTGCAAGATCTGTAATAGGTGCAGGTTCAGTTGTAGTTAAAGATATTCCTATGGATTGTATAGCCGCAGGAAATCCTTGTAAAGTAATTAAAAATATAAAAAAGGATTAA
- a CDS encoding glycosyltransferase family 2 protein, whose product MKSSNTISAIILTYNEEQHISRCIASLKNTVDEIFIIDSYSKDNTVAIAENLGAKVYQNAWVNYATQFNWALEHCDIQSEWVWRIDADEYYESKKKIYLKESLANLENDVTGVYIKRKIIFMGKELLYGGWYPVWHLKIWRNGKGFCENRWMDEHIKLTEGTTKQIDLVQVDENLNDLSWWTDKHNGYASREMVDLLDTQYQIFSTSSVTPKLFGTGEQRKRYLKLKYLKLPLFVRPFMYFFYVYVIKLGFLDGKSGFVWYILQAFWYRFLVDAKIYELKKEFNNDEKKIIAHIKEKYQTK is encoded by the coding sequence ATGAAGTCATCAAATACCATATCAGCCATAATACTTACTTACAATGAAGAGCAGCACATTTCGCGTTGTATTGCTTCTTTAAAAAATACCGTTGATGAAATTTTTATCATAGATTCTTATAGTAAAGACAATACGGTTGCAATTGCTGAGAATTTAGGAGCAAAGGTTTATCAAAATGCTTGGGTTAATTATGCAACCCAATTTAATTGGGCATTAGAGCATTGTGATATCCAATCAGAATGGGTATGGCGAATAGATGCAGATGAATATTATGAGTCTAAAAAAAAGATCTATTTAAAAGAATCCTTAGCTAATTTAGAAAATGATGTTACAGGAGTCTATATAAAAAGAAAAATTATTTTTATGGGTAAGGAGTTGCTATATGGTGGTTGGTACCCTGTATGGCATTTAAAAATTTGGAGAAATGGTAAAGGCTTTTGTGAAAATAGATGGATGGATGAGCATATTAAGCTAACAGAGGGTACAACAAAACAGATTGACCTTGTTCAAGTTGATGAAAATTTAAATGATTTATCTTGGTGGACTGATAAACATAATGGATATGCTTCTAGAGAAATGGTAGATTTGTTAGATACACAATATCAAATATTTTCTACCAGTTCTGTAACGCCAAAATTATTTGGAACCGGAGAACAACGTAAAAGGTACTTAAAATTAAAATATTTAAAATTGCCTTTGTTTGTGAGGCCTTTTATGTATTTTTTCTATGTCTATGTCATAAAATTAGGTTTTTTAGATGGTAAGTCAGGTTTTGTTTGGTATATATTGCAAGCCTTTTGGTATCGCTTTTTAGTAGATGCTAAGATTTATGAATTAAAAAAGGAGTTTAATAATGATGAGAAGAAAATAATTGCGCATATAAAGGAAAAATATCAAACTAAATAA
- a CDS encoding putative colanic acid biosynthesis acetyltransferase has protein sequence MHNKANIYASVKIWAPWNLEMGAYATLGPNVDCYNQGMITIGANTTISQKAYLCASTHDFTDVNNNLVLKPIVVEEESWVAAGAFVGPGVTIKQGAVVGARAGVFKDVDAWTVVGGNPAKFIKKRNLQ, from the coding sequence TTGCATAACAAAGCGAATATCTATGCTAGTGTAAAAATTTGGGCACCTTGGAATTTAGAAATGGGAGCTTATGCTACTTTAGGTCCTAACGTAGATTGTTACAACCAAGGAATGATTACTATTGGAGCCAATACAACTATTTCTCAAAAAGCCTATTTATGTGCCTCAACCCATGATTTTACAGATGTTAATAATAATTTGGTTTTAAAACCCATTGTTGTTGAAGAAGAATCATGGGTGGCTGCTGGTGCTTTTGTTGGGCCTGGTGTAACCATAAAACAAGGTGCTGTAGTTGGCGCAAGAGCTGGTGTTTTTAAAGATGTAGATGCATGGACAGTTGTTGGAGGTAATCCTGCCAAATTTATAAAGAAAAGAAATTTACAATAA
- a CDS encoding glycosyltransferase family 2 protein, whose translation MKVSIITIVYNNAAFIESCIKSVLSQSYTNIEHIVIDGGSTDGTLDIIKPFIPQLGYFLSEKDKGLYNALNKGIKAATGDVIGILHSDDLFYETTTVEKIANSFKTSNTDLLYANGMYVERENIKKVKRIYKSKPFKKKYLNFGWIPLHTTIYVKKEVFSTYGLYDESYHIASDYEISLRWFQEESIKKYFLKDWLVKMRLGGKSTTLKLQKKKSSEDLDIIKKKQLLGVFTLFFKILRKVKQYLITKIKNY comes from the coding sequence ATGAAGGTTTCAATTATAACGATAGTATATAATAATGCAGCATTTATCGAGAGTTGTATCAAATCAGTACTAAGCCAGTCGTATACAAACATAGAACATATCGTCATAGATGGCGGGTCTACTGATGGAACTCTTGATATTATAAAGCCTTTTATTCCTCAATTAGGCTATTTTCTTTCCGAAAAAGACAAGGGTTTGTACAATGCCTTGAATAAAGGGATTAAAGCAGCCACGGGTGATGTGATTGGTATTTTACATTCTGATGATTTATTTTATGAAACCACTACCGTTGAAAAAATAGCCAATTCTTTTAAAACCTCAAATACCGATTTGTTGTATGCCAACGGAATGTATGTAGAACGAGAAAATATCAAAAAAGTCAAAAGAATATATAAGTCAAAACCTTTTAAAAAAAAGTATTTAAATTTTGGTTGGATACCTTTGCACACCACTATTTATGTGAAAAAAGAAGTTTTCTCCACCTACGGTTTGTATGATGAATCCTACCATATTGCCAGTGACTATGAAATTTCTTTGCGATGGTTTCAAGAGGAAAGCATTAAAAAATACTTTTTAAAGGATTGGCTCGTAAAAATGCGCTTAGGAGGAAAAAGTACCACCCTGAAATTGCAAAAGAAAAAATCCTCGGAAGATTTGGATATTATTAAAAAAAAGCAGCTGTTAGGGGTGTTTACGCTCTTTTTTAAGATTTTACGAAAAGTAAAACAATATTTAATTACGAAAATAAAGAATTATTAA
- a CDS encoding glycosyltransferase — protein MNKPDILIVTATLGNRSTLKRTINSVSNIGKDRTYHVIIAPPVHCFRLRNEFPNVNVIEEPETCKGIYSALNYGLKKYAKDFKYLTYINDDDYWLDNFVKLFEIMDSNPNVDVAYGKTCYVDENNEVIGEQTSSSRYKAFKPLLLNRIVLFTQQATIMKSDLFLRIGGYDESYKLIADTNFWIKSIESKAVFYYVNSICAAYTIQSGQLSSDGTLQNEEHVRLGLAYNYRYSLIPFFEKLIFRITNFRIYVRRILKYKKISRMGGFFHNS, from the coding sequence ATGAATAAACCAGATATTTTAATTGTAACAGCAACTTTAGGTAATAGAAGTACTTTAAAGCGTACTATAAATTCAGTTTCTAATATTGGTAAAGATAGAACATACCATGTTATAATTGCGCCACCAGTGCATTGCTTTAGATTAAGAAATGAGTTTCCTAATGTAAATGTTATTGAAGAACCTGAAACATGCAAAGGGATATACTCTGCGTTAAATTATGGCTTAAAAAAATATGCTAAAGATTTCAAATATTTGACTTATATAAACGATGATGATTATTGGCTTGACAATTTTGTAAAACTTTTTGAAATAATGGATAGTAATCCTAATGTGGACGTTGCTTATGGGAAGACTTGTTATGTTGATGAAAATAATGAAGTAATTGGAGAGCAGACATCATCTTCCCGGTATAAAGCATTTAAACCATTACTTCTAAATAGAATAGTGCTTTTTACACAGCAAGCTACAATAATGAAAAGTGATTTATTTCTTAGAATAGGTGGGTATGATGAAAGTTATAAACTAATTGCAGACACTAATTTTTGGATAAAATCAATAGAGTCTAAAGCTGTTTTTTATTATGTAAATTCGATATGTGCTGCATACACTATACAGAGTGGACAACTTTCATCAGATGGAACTCTTCAAAATGAAGAACATGTTCGCCTGGGTTTAGCTTATAATTATAGATATTCTCTAATTCCTTTTTTCGAGAAATTAATTTTTAGAATAACAAACTTTAGAATATACGTTAGGCGTATTTTAAAATATAAAAAAATTTCAAGGATGGGAGGTTTTTTTCACAATAGCTAG